Within the Desulfobacterales bacterium genome, the region AAGGCCGAAGAAATGTTCATTCCCGAAGTATTGCGGTGTGCCAAGTGCATGCACGGTGCCATGGAAATTTTGCGCCCCTTACTGGCAGAGACCGGGGCAGAGTCCATTGGTACGCTGATCATCGGCACGGTAAAAGGCGACCTGCATGACATCGGCAAGAATCTGGTGGGGATGATGTTTGAGGGAGCCGGCTTTAATGTTGTGGACCTGGGCATCGATAAAGAACCACAGGTGTTTGTGGATGCCATCAAAGAACACGATGCCAGACTCATCGGGATGTCGGCCCTGTTGACCACCACCATGCCGAAGATGGGCGAAACCATCAATGCGATCAAAGAAGCGGGGGTGCGTGATCAAGTCAAAATCTTAATCGGCGGCGCTCCGATAACTGCTGCATTTGCCGAAGAAATTGGTGCCGATGGCTATGCGTCAAACGCAGCCAGCGCAGTTGAAAAGGGAAAAG harbors:
- a CDS encoding corrinoid protein, with translation MSELLGKMAESLIAGNIDDVVNMTKEALDAGTAPADILDQGLLAGMDVVGQRFKAEEMFIPEVLRCAKCMHGAMEILRPLLAETGAESIGTLIIGTVKGDLHDIGKNLVGMMFEGAGFNVVDLGIDKEPQVFVDAIKEHDARLIGMSALLTTTMPKMGETINAIKEAGVRDQVKILIGGAPITAAFAEEIGADGYASNAASAVEKGKELIGL